One segment of Saprospiraceae bacterium DNA contains the following:
- a CDS encoding DUF2029 domain-containing protein, with product MIISTKVVRRYVVSLALAGLTVFLGYFARRADFGVFMAAFGAMFGLYLWVVFVPRNASPDGERWYVGLGIALRVLLLFNIPNLSDDFYRFLWDGYLTLAGIHPFSHPPIYFFENRIFPLGITPELYARLNSPEYFTVYPPVCQAVFGLAAWGSLGNLWGGLVLMKVFLLACEIGTIGLLGSAFGKSPGPRAWSPALLYALNPLVILEIVGNCHFEGAMIFFLLAGLRALRQDEVKRAAVWWGLATAAKLLPLMFLPIVWRWLGWRRGWVFVVVFVGSVVVLFAPLWSVLPNILSSLDLYFRQFQFNASFYHVFRAAGNWWKGYETGRWVGPMLGLATVAGVLATAWLTPRFRSSKGPSVEGLCQALLVALVLHLFFSAIVHPWYVVVPFAMGLLTRWRFPLLWSGLVALSYSHYAGGFFRENYWLIALEYLALWLFLFWEIKHRDKHDSGHSLPLSPTK from the coding sequence GTGATAATTTCCACAAAAGTTGTTCGTCGGTATGTCGTCAGCCTTGCGCTTGCAGGGCTGACGGTGTTTTTGGGATATTTTGCCCGGAGGGCTGACTTTGGGGTTTTCATGGCTGCTTTTGGAGCCATGTTTGGCCTTTATCTGTGGGTTGTTTTTGTCCCACGAAACGCTTCGCCCGATGGGGAGCGCTGGTATGTCGGGCTGGGCATCGCCTTGCGGGTGTTGTTGTTGTTCAACATTCCGAATCTTTCCGACGACTTCTATCGCTTTTTGTGGGACGGCTACTTGACGTTGGCGGGCATTCACCCGTTTTCCCATCCGCCGATTTATTTTTTTGAAAATCGGATTTTCCCGTTGGGCATCACGCCTGAGTTGTATGCCCGGCTGAACTCGCCGGAGTATTTCACCGTCTATCCGCCTGTGTGTCAGGCGGTATTTGGGCTGGCGGCATGGGGAAGTCTTGGCAATTTGTGGGGTGGGCTGGTGTTGATGAAAGTGTTTTTGCTGGCTTGCGAAATTGGGACGATTGGGCTGCTTGGGTCTGCGTTCGGGAAGTCGCCCGGGCCCCGGGCATGGTCGCCCGCGCTGCTTTACGCGCTCAACCCGCTTGTCATCCTCGAAATTGTGGGCAATTGTCATTTCGAGGGGGCAATGATTTTTTTCTTGCTCGCTGGCCTGCGGGCGCTGAGGCAAGACGAGGTGAAACGAGCGGCCGTATGGTGGGGATTGGCTACTGCTGCCAAGTTGTTGCCGCTCATGTTTTTGCCCATTGTGTGGCGATGGCTCGGCTGGCGGCGGGGTTGGGTTTTCGTGGTTGTTTTTGTGGGGAGCGTGGTCGTGTTGTTTGCGCCGTTGTGGAGTGTGTTGCCGAATATCCTGTCGAGCCTTGATTTGTATTTTCGCCAGTTTCAGTTCAACGCGAGTTTTTATCACGTTTTCAGGGCGGCGGGAAACTGGTGGAAGGGCTACGAAACGGGCCGATGGGTGGGGCCGATGTTGGGGTTGGCGACGGTGGCGGGGGTGTTGGCGACGGCATGGCTCACCCCGCGTTTCAGGTCGTCGAAAGGGCCCTCGGTGGAGGGCTTGTGTCAGGCCCTGCTCGTTGCCCTGGTGCTCCACCTCTTTTTTTCCGCCATTGTGCACCCGTGGTATGTCGTCGTGCCTTTTGCGATGGGTTTGCTGACTCGCTGGCGATTCCCTCTTTTGTGGTCGGGTTTGGTGGCGTTGTCATATAGCCACTACGCGGGTGGTTTTTTCCGAGAAAATTATTGGCTTATCGCGTTGGAATACCTCGCGCTGTGGCTTTTTTTGTTTTGGGAAATTAAGCACCGTGACAAGCATGATAGTGGTCATTCCTTGCCGCTCTCTCCCACAAAGTAG
- a CDS encoding DUF4175 domain-containing protein has translation MLKDNYSLLIEKLDAFIRKFYINQLLRGALYTVGSVLGLFILLNVAEYYLYFSTGVRTFLFWGFALLSGAALYRWVALPLMHYFHLGKVISHEQAAQIIGAHFTDVKDKLLNILQLKHQSNNAIYADLINASINQKSEEIKLVPFTAAIDLGKNRKYLRYALPPVLLLLFLFLGAPNIIREGSMRLWNSTTKFEKPAPFKFLVQTDSLKAVQFSDFLLKVKVEGSALPNEVFINLGNVQYRLTKEAANEFSYKFANVQKDTDFRLFSSGIESRDYTLEVLKKPNILSFSTKLNFPDYIGRATEELSNVGDLVVPQGTNIGWVFNAQHTDQLALRFGNAPDTEAKRFSDQLFQFSRRAMKDETYKVYLSNALLNGADSVAYTIAVIPDLHPQISVEEFKDSANLKMSFFAGDASDDYGLLNLTFNYQIKKGRGGQLPMNTVKIEKPTGKQVQYEYTWDVRNLNLEPGDEVTYYFEVFDNDGVNGSKSARTNLMQYRMPTLNEFREQQAANSEEIKKDLNKALKESLKIQEELKKLRDKVLQKKEMDWQTRKEMEKLLNRQQELQKQLEDAKRNFDQNKEQQKDFNQLSEEQQQKQEQLDKLFEETISEEMKQLMEDIQKLLQEMNKEQMLEQMEQMQLNSEDVSKDLERLQELYKQLEVEHLLEQQIQQLEELAKEQEKLSEETDKGEKSDEQLQKEQQGLNEKFDELQKKMEELLKKNQELKRPEKIEDNKQEMKDTKKDMQDAKQQIGQQQKKNASKKQKSAADKMKNMANKMKQNSQSGEMEQMEEDLKALRQLLENLVGLSFNQEQTMKDVTATTVNTPRFVELAQQQFKIKDDFRLVEDSLQALASRNFQMESIINEKVTEIKGAIKNSLDELEERRVNIATEHQQRSMKGLNDLALMLSEVMEQMQQQMSAMMPGSQACQKPGNKSGEGKGRAPKDKISKGQEDLNKIMQELKERLEKNKGNGQPGQGGQPNQGGQPSSEEFAKMAAKQAALRNALRELQKQKMEQGKGDKMLEELMEEMNKTEIDLVNKRLNNETLKRQQDILTRLLEHEKAEREREQDEQRQAETAKQQPAKMPPALEEYLKKRRAEIEQFRTVSPALKPYYKQLVEEYLKGAK, from the coding sequence ATGCTGAAAGACAATTATTCCCTTCTCATCGAAAAGCTGGATGCTTTCATCCGCAAGTTCTACATCAATCAGCTGCTACGCGGGGCGCTCTACACCGTTGGCTCGGTGCTGGGATTGTTCATCCTGCTCAATGTCGCAGAGTACTACCTATACTTCAGCACCGGCGTTCGCACATTCCTTTTCTGGGGATTCGCGCTGCTGAGCGGCGCGGCGCTATATCGTTGGGTGGCCCTCCCGCTCATGCACTATTTTCATTTGGGCAAAGTCATCAGTCACGAACAAGCCGCACAAATCATCGGAGCGCATTTCACCGACGTGAAGGACAAGCTGCTGAACATCCTCCAGCTAAAGCATCAAAGCAACAACGCCATCTACGCCGACCTCATCAATGCCAGCATCAACCAGAAAAGCGAGGAAATCAAACTCGTCCCCTTCACCGCTGCCATTGATTTGGGCAAAAACCGCAAATACCTGCGCTATGCCCTGCCGCCCGTGTTGTTGTTGCTCTTCCTCTTTCTGGGCGCCCCCAACATCATCCGCGAAGGCTCCATGCGCCTGTGGAACAGCACCACCAAGTTTGAAAAACCAGCCCCCTTCAAGTTCTTGGTGCAGACCGATAGCCTCAAGGCCGTGCAGTTTTCCGACTTTCTGCTAAAGGTGAAAGTGGAAGGCTCCGCATTGCCCAACGAAGTGTTTATCAACCTCGGCAACGTGCAATACCGCTTGACCAAAGAAGCCGCCAACGAATTTTCCTACAAGTTTGCGAACGTGCAAAAAGACACGGACTTCAGGCTGTTTTCCAGCGGCATCGAAAGCCGCGACTACACACTGGAAGTACTGAAAAAGCCAAATATCCTGTCATTCAGCACCAAACTCAATTTCCCCGACTATATCGGTCGCGCAACGGAAGAACTGTCCAACGTGGGCGACTTGGTAGTGCCGCAAGGCACCAACATCGGTTGGGTGTTCAATGCGCAACACACCGACCAACTGGCCCTGCGCTTCGGCAATGCCCCCGACACGGAAGCCAAACGTTTTAGCGACCAACTCTTCCAGTTCAGCCGCCGCGCCATGAAAGACGAGACCTACAAAGTCTATCTGAGCAACGCCCTGCTCAACGGCGCAGATTCGGTGGCTTACACCATCGCGGTCATCCCCGATTTGCACCCGCAAATTTCAGTGGAAGAGTTCAAGGACAGCGCCAACCTAAAAATGTCCTTCTTCGCCGGCGACGCTTCCGACGACTACGGCCTGCTGAATTTGACCTTCAACTATCAAATCAAAAAAGGACGCGGCGGTCAGTTGCCCATGAACACCGTAAAAATAGAAAAGCCCACCGGCAAGCAAGTCCAGTACGAATACACATGGGACGTGCGCAACCTAAACCTCGAACCCGGCGACGAAGTCACTTACTACTTTGAGGTGTTCGACAACGACGGCGTGAACGGCTCCAAGAGCGCCCGCACCAACCTCATGCAATACCGTATGCCCACCCTCAACGAGTTCCGCGAACAGCAAGCGGCCAATTCGGAGGAAATAAAGAAAGACCTCAACAAGGCGCTTAAAGAAAGCCTGAAAATTCAGGAAGAATTGAAGAAACTGCGCGACAAAGTGCTGCAAAAGAAAGAAATGGACTGGCAGACCCGCAAGGAAATGGAAAAACTCCTCAACCGCCAACAAGAGCTGCAAAAACAGCTGGAAGATGCCAAGCGAAATTTTGACCAAAACAAGGAACAACAAAAAGACTTCAACCAACTCAGCGAAGAACAACAGCAAAAACAAGAGCAATTGGACAAACTCTTCGAAGAAACCATCTCCGAAGAAATGAAGCAACTCATGGAGGACATCCAAAAACTCCTCCAAGAAATGAACAAAGAGCAAATGCTCGAGCAAATGGAGCAAATGCAACTCAATAGCGAAGACGTGTCGAAAGACCTCGAGCGCCTCCAAGAGCTCTACAAGCAACTCGAAGTGGAACACCTGCTCGAACAACAAATACAGCAACTGGAAGAACTCGCCAAAGAGCAGGAAAAACTCTCCGAAGAAACCGACAAGGGCGAAAAAAGCGATGAGCAACTCCAAAAAGAACAACAGGGGCTGAACGAAAAATTCGATGAGTTGCAGAAGAAAATGGAGGAGCTCCTAAAGAAAAACCAGGAACTCAAGCGCCCAGAGAAAATAGAGGACAACAAACAGGAGATGAAGGACACGAAGAAGGACATGCAAGACGCCAAACAGCAAATCGGCCAGCAGCAGAAAAAGAACGCAAGCAAAAAGCAAAAGTCCGCTGCCGATAAAATGAAGAACATGGCGAACAAGATGAAGCAAAACAGTCAATCGGGCGAGATGGAGCAAATGGAAGAAGACCTCAAAGCCCTCCGCCAGCTGCTCGAAAACCTCGTGGGCCTATCCTTCAATCAAGAACAAACCATGAAGGACGTCACCGCCACCACCGTCAACACACCGCGCTTCGTAGAACTGGCACAACAGCAGTTCAAAATCAAAGATGATTTCAGACTCGTGGAAGACAGCTTGCAAGCACTTGCCAGCCGCAACTTCCAAATGGAAAGCATCATCAACGAAAAAGTCACCGAGATAAAAGGCGCCATCAAAAACAGCCTCGACGAGCTCGAGGAACGCCGCGTCAACATCGCCACCGAGCATCAACAACGCAGCATGAAAGGACTGAACGACCTCGCCCTCATGCTCTCCGAAGTCATGGAGCAGATGCAACAACAAATGAGCGCCATGATGCCGGGTAGCCAAGCCTGCCAAAAACCCGGCAACAAATCAGGGGAAGGCAAAGGCCGAGCACCCAAAGACAAAATCAGCAAGGGCCAAGAAGACCTCAACAAAATCATGCAGGAACTGAAAGAGCGCCTAGAAAAAAACAAGGGCAACGGCCAGCCCGGCCAAGGCGGCCAACCCAACCAAGGCGGCCAGCCCAGCAGTGAGGAATTCGCCAAAATGGCCGCCAAGCAAGCAGCCCTGCGCAATGCCCTCCGCGAGCTACAGAAGCAAAAAATGGAGCAAGGCAAAGGCGACAAAATGCTCGAAGAACTCATGGAGGAAATGAACAAAACAGAGATTGACTTGGTGAACAAGCGGCTCAACAATGAGACCCTCAAGCGCCAGCAAGACATCCTGACGCGCCTGCTCGAACACGAAAAAGCCGAGCGCGAACGCGAGCAGGACGAGCAGCGCCAAGCCGAGACCGCCAAGCAACAGCCTGCCAAAATGCCGCCCGCCTTGGAGGAATACCTGAAAAAACGCCGCGCCGAAATCGAGCAGTTCCGCACCGTAAGCCCGGCCCTCAAGCCTTACTACAAACAACTGGTGGAAGAATATCTGAAAGGGGCAAAATAA
- a CDS encoding methyltransferase domain-containing protein, whose protein sequence is MQQTPLYQRLDFLRESIRNLRLTGSVAPSSRFLCRAIVAKINPEKASVVVELGPGDGVITRYILERLRPDSRLVIFEINEIFVEKIRATFDDPRLLVIHDSAEHMGRHFKALNVEKVDYIVSGIPFVVLPEPLTRRITLECRRWLRTEGRFIQFHYSPLLIHFYRRVFGNVDVELVPLNIPPAIIISCEKKE, encoded by the coding sequence TTGCAACAAACACCGCTCTACCAACGGCTCGATTTTCTCCGAGAAAGCATTCGCAACCTGCGCTTGACGGGAAGCGTGGCACCGAGCTCTCGGTTTTTGTGCAGAGCCATCGTGGCCAAGATAAATCCCGAAAAGGCATCCGTGGTGGTGGAGCTCGGCCCCGGCGACGGGGTGATAACACGCTACATTTTGGAACGCCTGCGCCCCGATTCGCGGCTGGTGATTTTTGAAATCAATGAAATTTTTGTGGAAAAAATCCGCGCCACCTTCGACGACCCGCGTTTGCTGGTCATCCATGATTCGGCAGAACACATGGGGCGCCATTTCAAGGCACTGAATGTGGAAAAGGTGGACTACATCGTGTCCGGCATTCCCTTTGTAGTGCTGCCAGAGCCGCTTACCCGACGCATCACCCTTGAATGTCGGCGGTGGTTGAGAACCGAGGGGCGTTTCATCCAATTCCATTATTCGCCCTTGCTGATTCATTTTTACCGCCGGGTATTTGGCAATGTGGATGTTGAATTGGTACCACTGAATATCCCGCCCGCCATTATTATTTCGTGTGAAAAAAAGGAGTAA
- a CDS encoding gliding motility lipoprotein GldH: MSVRLAILAAVALLQTACEQHLFFEEKKEIPNGVWTYRDTLNFSFTVSDTSQLYNMYADFEHADTFPNQNIYLRLHTRFPDGQRLSKVRSFDLFDEKGESKGKCSGQRCRVRSLLQDNAYFNMAGEYVITLEQFMRSDSLPGVRAVGLYIEKTKLRRE; encoded by the coding sequence ATGTCAGTCCGCTTAGCCATCCTTGCCGCTGTCGCCCTACTGCAAACCGCCTGCGAACAGCATCTCTTTTTCGAGGAAAAAAAAGAAATACCCAACGGCGTGTGGACCTACCGCGACACGCTCAATTTTTCTTTCACGGTGAGCGACACTTCGCAGCTCTACAATATGTACGCGGATTTTGAGCATGCCGACACTTTCCCCAACCAGAACATCTACCTGCGCCTCCACACGCGCTTCCCCGACGGCCAACGGCTCAGCAAGGTGCGCTCGTTCGACCTGTTCGACGAAAAGGGCGAGTCGAAAGGGAAATGCTCCGGTCAACGCTGCCGGGTGCGCAGCCTTTTGCAGGACAATGCCTACTTCAACATGGCCGGCGAATACGTCATCACCTTGGAGCAGTTCATGCGCAGCGATTCGCTACCCGGTGTGCGGGCGGTGGGCCTGTACATCGAAAAAACAAAACTTAGGCGCGAATAA
- a CDS encoding PD40 domain-containing protein, with amino-acid sequence MIWSRSVFCFLLLVLVLPALLAQKAAELKKNGEKAFANGRWADAQALLAQYQQEKPGDPTVLTKLGIAHYHLHQPDKALQFLEYVAKQNPNSRDADLFLYLARTLHGQSEFERAVPAYKAFLRVCGDKHPLRAGIADHIRRCVTGMAIQPNDEVALVENLGDRVNTSGDEFAPLLSPNHANRLYFSAARQGCNGGQRNDAGLADSATGRWCSDMFFSNRTNKGWSEAKPLGSLLNTPRYEVALSFGSKGQVLYYFRGFTLYSGDILADTAGVKDEYAVEPSVFASPMRPEEGDCAPFFFNDTTLIFASRRAGGQGGLDLFVTILLDSAWTEPQNLGPTINSPYDETNPFLAPDGRTLYFSSNRTESIGGLDIFKAVYNDEQLAWQAPENLGPPINSPGDDAHFSLSPDGNIAYFSSDRLDSYGERDIYVAYFKEPLATQTSERQPASFWEVESKTVAAKKTEPATTTAAVIPAFFYNTDKDVLTPANMKIVEDAVALARLMPQATVFVTVHTDETSALKFDLYYGIKRAEMVGKAFTERGIPAGRVLLRSCGSQYPFVRTVVGATPNPAAAAMNRRIEISFAILNDKLPIEVQTERPEVSELMAAPAAKIFDENTKGLFYKVDVASTRQILTTDALSMFDDVMIESQPGTGIYRYSAGLFKQHTKAAQLKGELEKQGFEEASVVAFIDGMRISKAEAVGLLKKYPDLAAYIRG; translated from the coding sequence ATGATTTGGTCGCGCAGCGTTTTTTGTTTTCTCCTTCTCGTCTTGGTGCTGCCTGCATTATTGGCTCAAAAAGCAGCCGAACTGAAAAAAAACGGCGAAAAAGCCTTCGCCAACGGACGCTGGGCCGATGCGCAGGCGCTGCTCGCCCAATACCAGCAAGAAAAACCCGGCGACCCCACCGTGCTCACCAAACTTGGCATCGCGCACTATCATTTGCACCAGCCCGACAAGGCTTTGCAGTTCCTCGAATATGTGGCCAAGCAAAACCCCAACAGCCGCGATGCCGACCTCTTCCTCTATCTCGCCCGCACCCTGCATGGGCAGTCCGAGTTTGAAAGAGCTGTCCCCGCCTACAAAGCCTTCCTGCGCGTCTGTGGCGACAAACATCCGCTGCGAGCGGGTATAGCCGACCACATCCGCCGATGCGTGACAGGCATGGCCATCCAACCCAACGACGAGGTGGCATTAGTGGAGAACTTGGGCGACCGGGTGAATACCTCAGGTGACGAATTCGCCCCCTTGCTTTCGCCCAACCACGCCAACCGCCTCTACTTCTCCGCCGCCCGCCAAGGCTGCAACGGCGGACAGCGCAACGATGCCGGCTTGGCTGATTCGGCGACGGGGCGTTGGTGCAGCGATATGTTCTTTTCCAACCGAACCAACAAAGGCTGGAGCGAGGCAAAGCCACTTGGCAGCCTGCTCAATACGCCCCGCTACGAGGTGGCGCTGAGTTTTGGCAGCAAGGGCCAAGTGCTCTACTATTTTCGAGGGTTTACCCTATACAGCGGCGATATTTTGGCCGATACGGCAGGGGTGAAGGACGAATATGCCGTCGAACCATCTGTTTTTGCCAGCCCTATGCGACCGGAGGAAGGCGACTGCGCTCCGTTTTTTTTCAACGACACCACCCTGATTTTCGCCAGCCGACGGGCGGGCGGGCAAGGCGGCCTCGACCTCTTCGTCACGATTCTGCTCGATAGCGCATGGACGGAGCCGCAGAACCTTGGGCCAACCATCAACTCTCCCTACGACGAGACCAATCCCTTCCTCGCCCCCGATGGCCGCACGCTCTATTTCAGCAGCAATCGAACGGAAAGTATCGGTGGGTTGGATATATTCAAAGCGGTTTACAACGACGAGCAGCTGGCATGGCAAGCACCCGAAAACCTCGGCCCACCCATCAACTCACCCGGCGACGATGCCCATTTCAGCCTCTCGCCCGACGGAAACATCGCCTACTTTTCTTCCGACCGCTTGGATAGCTACGGCGAGCGCGACATCTATGTGGCCTATTTCAAAGAACCGTTGGCGACACAAACCAGCGAACGCCAGCCAGCCTCCTTTTGGGAGGTGGAGAGTAAGACCGTTGCCGCCAAAAAAACCGAGCCTGCGACCACCACCGCCGCCGTCATTCCCGCTTTTTTTTACAATACCGACAAAGATGTGCTGACACCCGCGAACATGAAAATCGTGGAGGACGCAGTGGCGCTTGCCCGCCTCATGCCACAAGCAACGGTATTTGTCACGGTGCATACAGACGAGACGAGCGCCCTAAAATTCGACTTGTACTACGGCATCAAACGCGCCGAAATGGTGGGCAAGGCGTTCACCGAGCGCGGCATCCCGGCAGGGCGCGTGCTGCTGCGCAGCTGCGGCTCCCAATACCCCTTCGTCCGAACGGTCGTGGGAGCCACACCCAACCCGGCTGCCGCTGCCATGAATCGCCGCATCGAGATTTCCTTTGCCATTTTGAACGACAAATTGCCGATAGAGGTGCAAACGGAGCGCCCGGAGGTTTCCGAGCTCATGGCAGCCCCGGCAGCAAAGATTTTTGACGAAAACACCAAAGGCTTGTTCTATAAAGTGGACGTGGCCTCCACGCGCCAAATACTGACAACCGACGCGCTTTCGATGTTCGATGATGTGATGATAGAAAGCCAGCCCGGCACGGGCATTTATCGCTACTCTGCGGGATTGTTCAAGCAACACACCAAAGCTGCGCAACTAAAAGGCGAGCTTGAAAAACAAGGCTTCGAAGAAGCATCCGTGGTGGCCTTCATTGACGGGATGCGGATTTCAAAAGCCGAAGCTGTGGGTTTGTTGAAAAAGTATCCTGACCTTGCGGCGTACATTAGAGGATAG
- a CDS encoding CPBP family intramembrane metalloprotease — protein sequence MEINPTDAPLEREPAAYRPPQPNVRTVLVVQALLCLLGAGTFALIAGAAGWDTATTLTPESPIAMRWQARWEIGLGHFLVFLAAGFLTAWLFYRSITGIRPDWRDYLRVRRSPNPLTVGLTVLLMASSIPLVLFLLNLNQLVPFPDGFETAQQQTETMLKGLLRMDSPTELWANLFIIALLPALGEEIVFRGVVQQQLMRRIANPWSALTISAAVFSFFHFQFDGFLPRLLLGFLLGWLYWETQNFWVPAIAHFFNNGLQVVGQYLYSKEVSTIDWEKDIQVPWFFALVSLFMVIVVMRLIRQTKEADPYSGGDFKSPPE from the coding sequence ATGGAAATAAACCCAACAGACGCTCCCCTCGAACGCGAGCCTGCCGCCTACCGCCCGCCACAGCCCAATGTGCGGACAGTACTCGTCGTGCAGGCACTATTGTGTCTGCTAGGCGCGGGCACATTTGCGCTCATCGCCGGAGCCGCAGGATGGGACACCGCAACCACCCTCACGCCCGAATCGCCGATAGCCATGCGCTGGCAGGCCCGATGGGAAATAGGGCTGGGGCATTTCTTAGTCTTTTTGGCAGCAGGCTTTCTGACCGCCTGGTTGTTCTACCGCAGCATCACAGGCATCCGCCCCGACTGGCGCGACTATTTGCGGGTGCGCCGTTCGCCCAATCCGCTCACGGTCGGCTTGACCGTTCTGCTCATGGCCTCCTCCATCCCCCTTGTGTTGTTTTTGCTCAACCTCAACCAATTGGTACCCTTCCCCGATGGTTTTGAAACAGCCCAACAACAAACCGAGACCATGCTCAAAGGATTGCTCCGAATGGACAGCCCCACCGAACTGTGGGCCAACCTTTTCATCATCGCGCTCTTGCCCGCTCTGGGCGAGGAAATCGTCTTTCGCGGCGTGGTGCAGCAACAGCTCATGCGTCGCATCGCCAACCCGTGGAGCGCGCTGACCATATCGGCGGCCGTGTTTAGCTTTTTCCACTTCCAGTTCGATGGTTTTTTGCCGCGACTGTTATTGGGCTTTCTGCTCGGCTGGCTGTATTGGGAAACACAAAATTTCTGGGTGCCCGCCATCGCGCATTTTTTCAACAATGGCCTTCAGGTCGTCGGCCAATACCTTTACAGCAAAGAAGTCTCCACCATAGATTGGGAAAAAGACATCCAAGTGCCATGGTTTTTTGCGCTCGTTTCGCTTTTCATGGTGATAGTGGTGATGCGCCTCATCAGACAGACAAAAGAAGCAGACCCCTATTCAGGCGGTGATTTCAAATCACCGCCTGAATAG